From a region of the Streptomyces sp. NBC_00193 genome:
- a CDS encoding DUF4245 domain-containing protein, with the protein MKGKQTVVDMIRSLAVIGLVVGGIYLVIPHDEKADPTKVVDYRVESLTARRAAPYPVAVPVGLPPEWRATSVGYTRKEASAWHLGFLDPAQQYVAVEQSADATDKYIGKVTRKATATGETQQVGDQVWERWDGEKYDALVRREQGYVTVVTGTASFEQLGAMAAALEFKQGS; encoded by the coding sequence ATGAAGGGCAAGCAGACGGTCGTGGACATGATCCGGTCCCTCGCGGTGATCGGGCTCGTGGTCGGGGGGATCTATTTGGTCATCCCACATGACGAGAAGGCCGATCCGACGAAGGTGGTCGACTACCGCGTCGAAAGCCTCACGGCCCGGCGCGCGGCCCCGTACCCCGTGGCGGTGCCCGTCGGGCTGCCGCCGGAGTGGCGGGCGACCTCGGTGGGATACACGCGCAAGGAGGCCAGCGCCTGGCACCTGGGATTCCTGGACCCGGCGCAGCAGTACGTGGCGGTGGAGCAGTCCGCGGACGCCACGGACAAGTACATCGGGAAGGTCACCCGGAAGGCGACGGCCACCGGGGAGACCCAGCAGGTCGGCGACCAGGTCTGGGAGCGCTGGGACGGCGAGAAGTACGACGCCCTCGTGCGGCGCGAGCAGGGCTACGTCACGGTGGTGACCGGGACGGCCTCCTTCGAGCAGCTCGGCGCGATGGCGGCGGCGCTGGAGTTCAAGCAGGGCTCGTAG
- a CDS encoding TIGR03086 family metal-binding protein, translating into MTASKWDLLDQAYDALRSVVGAIPADALGAPTPCDQWNVGQVLQHAAGDQLAYAGRLTGGPGPAEDPFAPTGTLAGSPAELLEPALAAGAEAFAGVLPGTAEVAVPLPPFTLDAETAVAAAALDAAVHAWDLAVATGQASPLTPALAAALSPAARLLAEPLRGFAYAPALAPAPDPDADPAGALLAFLGRRSDWTPPGA; encoded by the coding sequence ATGACCGCATCCAAGTGGGACCTTCTCGACCAGGCATACGACGCGCTGCGCTCGGTCGTGGGCGCCATACCGGCCGATGCCCTCGGCGCACCGACGCCGTGCGACCAGTGGAATGTCGGCCAAGTGCTCCAGCACGCGGCCGGCGACCAGCTCGCCTACGCGGGCCGCCTCACCGGCGGGCCGGGACCGGCCGAGGACCCCTTCGCACCCACCGGCACCCTGGCCGGCAGCCCCGCGGAGCTGCTGGAGCCCGCCCTCGCCGCCGGCGCCGAGGCCTTCGCCGGGGTCCTGCCGGGCACCGCCGAGGTGGCCGTGCCGCTGCCCCCGTTCACCCTCGACGCCGAGACCGCGGTCGCCGCGGCCGCCCTCGACGCCGCCGTCCACGCCTGGGACCTCGCGGTCGCCACCGGCCAGGCCTCCCCGCTCACCCCCGCCCTCGCGGCGGCGCTGAGCCCGGCCGCCCGGCTGCTCGCCGAGCCGCTGCGCGGGTTCGCGTACGCCCCGGCGCTCGCTCCCGCGCCCGATCCGGACGCAGATCCGGCCGGTGCGCTGCTCGCCTTCCTGGGCCGCCGCAGCGACTGGACGCCGCCCGGCGCGTGA
- a CDS encoding fumarate hydratase, whose translation MPEFAYTDLLPLGEDSTPYRLVTSEGVSTFEADGRTFLKVEPEALRKLAEEAIHDIQHFLRPAHLAQLRRIIDDPEASANDKFVALDLLKNANIAAAGVLPMCQDTGTAIVMGKRGQNVLTSGGDEEALSRGIYDAYTRLNLRYSQMAPVTMWEEKNTGSNLPAQIELYATDGGAYKFLFMAKGGGSANKSFLYQETKAVLNEASMMKFLEEKIRSLGTAACPPYHLAIVVGGTSAEHALKTAKYASAHYLDELPTEGSPLGHGFRDEALEQQVFELTQKIGIGAQFGGKYFCHDVRVVRLPRHGASLPIAIAVSCSADRQATAKITAEGVFLEQLERDPARFLPETTDEHLSDAADVVSIDLNQPMDEILATLTQHPVKTRLSLTGPLVVARDIAHAKIKELLDSGAEMPQYLKDHPVYYAGPAKTPEGYASGSFGPTTAGRMDSYVEQFQAAGGSKVMLAKGNRSQQVTDACGKHGGFYLGSIGGPAARLAQDCIKKVEVLEYEELGMEAVWKIEVEDFPAFIVVDDKGNDFFQNPAPEPTFTHIPVRGPGLA comes from the coding sequence ATGCCAGAGTTTGCGTACACCGACCTGCTGCCCCTGGGCGAGGACTCCACCCCCTACCGGCTGGTGACCTCCGAAGGCGTCTCGACCTTCGAGGCCGACGGCCGTACGTTCCTCAAGGTCGAGCCGGAGGCGCTGCGCAAGCTCGCCGAAGAGGCCATCCACGACATCCAGCACTTCCTGCGCCCCGCGCACCTCGCGCAGCTGCGCCGCATCATCGACGACCCCGAGGCCTCGGCGAACGACAAGTTCGTCGCCCTCGACCTCCTGAAGAACGCGAACATCGCCGCGGCCGGCGTCCTGCCGATGTGCCAGGACACGGGCACGGCGATCGTGATGGGCAAGCGCGGCCAGAACGTCCTGACCTCCGGCGGCGACGAGGAAGCCCTCTCCCGCGGCATCTACGACGCCTACACCCGCCTGAACCTGCGCTACTCGCAGATGGCCCCGGTCACCATGTGGGAGGAGAAGAACACCGGCTCGAACCTGCCCGCGCAGATCGAGCTGTACGCGACCGACGGCGGCGCGTACAAGTTCCTCTTCATGGCCAAGGGCGGCGGCTCCGCCAACAAGTCCTTCCTCTACCAGGAGACCAAGGCGGTCCTCAACGAGGCCTCCATGATGAAGTTCCTGGAAGAGAAGATCCGCTCGCTCGGCACGGCGGCCTGCCCGCCGTACCACCTGGCGATCGTGGTCGGCGGCACCTCGGCGGAGCACGCCCTGAAGACCGCGAAGTACGCCTCCGCCCACTACCTGGACGAGCTGCCCACCGAGGGCTCCCCCCTGGGCCACGGCTTCCGCGACGAGGCCCTGGAGCAGCAGGTCTTCGAGCTCACCCAGAAGATCGGCATCGGCGCGCAGTTCGGCGGCAAGTACTTCTGCCACGACGTCCGCGTCGTCCGCCTGCCCCGCCACGGCGCGTCCCTCCCGATCGCGATCGCCGTCTCCTGCTCCGCGGACCGCCAGGCCACCGCGAAGATCACCGCCGAGGGCGTCTTCCTGGAGCAGCTGGAGCGGGACCCGGCGCGCTTCCTCCCGGAGACGACGGACGAGCACCTGTCCGATGCCGCGGACGTGGTCTCGATCGACCTGAACCAGCCGATGGACGAAATCCTCGCGACCCTCACCCAGCACCCGGTCAAGACCCGCCTGTCCCTGACCGGCCCGCTGGTCGTGGCCCGCGACATCGCCCACGCCAAGATCAAGGAACTCCTCGACTCGGGCGCGGAGATGCCGCAGTACCTGAAGGACCACCCGGTCTACTACGCGGGCCCCGCGAAGACCCCCGAGGGCTACGCGTCCGGCTCCTTCGGCCCGACCACGGCCGGCCGCATGGACTCCTACGTCGAGCAGTTCCAGGCGGCGGGCGGCTCCAAGGTCATGCTGGCCAAGGGCAACCGCTCCCAGCAGGTCACCGACGCGTGCGGCAAGCACGGCGGCTTCTACCTCGGCTCCATCGGCGGCCCGGCGGCCCGCCTCGCCCAGGACTGCATCAAGAAGGTCGAGGTCCTGGAGTACGAGGAGCTCGGCATGGAAGCCGTCTGGAAGATCGAGGTCGAAGACTTCCCGGCCTTCATCGTGGTCGACGACAAGGGCAACGACTTCTTCCAGAACCCGGCCCCGGAACCCACCTTCACCCACATCCCGGTCCGCGGCCCGGGCCTGGCGTAA
- a CDS encoding DUF1707 domain-containing protein, whose translation MDLEKQPSSAPAPAPAPAPAPGLRASDADRDRIAQILADAVAEGRLTAEEHSDRLDSLYAVKTVGELDVLVRDLPAPGAGTRQEALYRAVGAPAGAPVETVVAVCSSSSRKGRWRPGAHTRAVSVLGDISIDLTQAVFEQQVTEINVTSILGNVEILVPENVTLRGYGSGVLGNFEVRGEGRGETDPQAPVVIVRGFALLGNIEARPKLGARLVDLANRLRKGREGAL comes from the coding sequence GTGGACCTGGAAAAGCAGCCCTCATCCGCGCCGGCCCCCGCGCCGGCTCCCGCGCCCGCCCCCGGGCTGCGCGCCTCCGACGCGGACCGGGACCGGATCGCGCAGATCCTCGCCGACGCCGTCGCCGAGGGCCGGCTGACCGCCGAGGAGCACTCCGACCGGCTCGACTCGCTGTACGCGGTGAAGACGGTCGGCGAGCTGGACGTGCTCGTACGGGACCTGCCCGCGCCCGGCGCCGGCACCCGCCAGGAGGCGTTGTACCGGGCCGTGGGCGCCCCGGCGGGAGCCCCGGTCGAGACGGTCGTGGCCGTGTGCAGCAGCTCCTCCCGCAAGGGCCGCTGGCGGCCGGGCGCGCACACCCGCGCGGTCTCCGTCCTCGGCGACATCAGCATCGACCTGACCCAGGCCGTCTTCGAGCAGCAGGTCACCGAGATCAACGTGACCAGCATCCTCGGCAACGTCGAGATCCTGGTCCCGGAGAACGTCACCCTGCGCGGCTACGGCAGCGGGGTCCTCGGCAACTTCGAGGTGCGGGGCGAGGGGCGCGGCGAGACCGACCCGCAGGCCCCGGTCGTGATCGTCCGCGGCTTCGCGCTGCTGGGCAACATCGAGGCCCGCCCCAAGCTGGGAGCCCGCCTGGTGGACCTGGCGAACCGGCTCCGCAAGGGCCGGGAGGGCGCGCTCTGA
- a CDS encoding WhiB family transcriptional regulator has translation MPAREEDGPWHADAVCRRDEAGLFFAPSKEPTAARLSREDAAKRVCARCPVMVACREHALIQPEPYGVWGGLTAAERRVVLARRRRRAGELREAS, from the coding sequence GTGCCGGCCAGGGAAGAGGACGGCCCATGGCACGCGGACGCGGTGTGCCGGCGCGACGAGGCCGGGCTGTTCTTCGCCCCGTCCAAGGAGCCGACCGCCGCCCGGCTGTCCCGCGAGGACGCCGCCAAGCGGGTCTGCGCCCGCTGTCCCGTCATGGTCGCCTGCCGGGAGCACGCACTGATCCAGCCCGAGCCCTACGGAGTGTGGGGCGGGCTGACGGCCGCCGAGCGCCGGGTGGTGCTGGCCCGCCGGCGGCGCCGGGCGGGGGAGCTGCGCGAAGCCTCGTAG
- the glpX gene encoding class II fructose-bisphosphatase translates to MTEHNLPPQLEVSPEAPDRNLALELVRVTEAAAMAAGRWVGRGDKLGADGAAVNAMRTLISTVSMNGVVVIGEGEKDEAPMLFNGERVGDGTGAEVDIAVDPIDGTTLNAKGMPNAIAVLAAADRGTMFDPSAVFYMEKLVTGPEAADFVDINAPVSVNIRRVAKAKNMAVEDVTVIILDRPRHEGIVKEIRETGARIKFISDGDVAGSVLAVTEDSGIDLLLGIGGTPEGIISACAIKCMGGTIQGKLWPKDEAERQKAIDAGHDLDRVLFTNDLVSGDNVFFVATGITDGELLRGVHYRSETATTSSLVMRSKSGTIRQIDSTHRLSKLRAYSAIDFDRAK, encoded by the coding sequence ATGACCGAGCACAACCTGCCGCCCCAGCTCGAAGTCTCTCCGGAGGCACCCGACCGCAACCTCGCCCTGGAACTCGTACGGGTGACCGAGGCCGCCGCCATGGCCGCGGGCCGCTGGGTCGGACGCGGTGACAAGCTCGGCGCCGACGGCGCCGCCGTCAACGCGATGCGGACCCTGATCTCCACCGTTTCGATGAACGGCGTCGTCGTCATCGGCGAGGGCGAGAAGGACGAAGCCCCGATGCTCTTCAACGGCGAGCGGGTCGGCGACGGCACCGGTGCCGAGGTCGACATCGCCGTGGACCCCATCGACGGCACCACCCTGAACGCCAAGGGCATGCCGAACGCCATCGCCGTGCTGGCCGCCGCCGACCGCGGCACCATGTTCGACCCGTCCGCGGTGTTCTACATGGAGAAGCTGGTCACCGGTCCCGAGGCCGCCGACTTCGTCGACATCAACGCCCCGGTCTCCGTCAACATCCGCCGCGTCGCCAAGGCCAAGAACATGGCCGTGGAAGACGTCACGGTGATCATCCTGGACCGCCCCCGCCACGAGGGCATCGTCAAGGAGATCCGCGAGACCGGCGCGCGCATCAAGTTCATCTCCGACGGTGACGTCGCCGGCTCGGTCCTGGCCGTGACGGAGGACAGCGGCATCGACCTGCTGCTCGGCATCGGCGGCACCCCCGAGGGCATCATCTCGGCCTGCGCGATCAAGTGCATGGGCGGCACCATCCAGGGCAAGCTGTGGCCCAAGGACGAGGCCGAGCGCCAGAAGGCGATCGACGCGGGCCACGACCTGGACCGCGTCCTGTTCACGAACGACCTGGTCTCCGGCGACAACGTGTTCTTCGTCGCCACCGGCATCACGGACGGCGAGCTGCTGCGCGGCGTCCACTACCGCTCCGAGACCGCGACGACGTCCTCGCTGGTCATGCGCTCGAAGTCGGGCACGATCCGCCAGATCGACTCGACCCACCGCCTCTCGAAGCTCCGCGCGTACAGCGCGATCGACTTCGACCGCGCCAAGTAG